TCTTGCGCCGGAACGGCGGAACGGCCTTGACCCGCCGGGCGAGTCCCGACCGGAGGCGCTCGAAGGAGTACCCCTCCCCGATGGTGGAGACGTCGAGGTGGACCACACCGTTGATCACCATCATCTGTTCGTCGGTCTCGAGGTACAGGAAGCTGGCGTCGAGGCCACTCATCCTCTCCATCGGTGTCCCTTCCCGTCGGTGGTCTCGGCCGAGGAGGCCCCGGTCGGGATGTGGTCCATTGTGAACACCTCGGTGGGCGGACGTGGCCGAGTTCGGCAGAGAGGCCACGGGGCCTAGACTCTGGTCGTGGCCGAGAACGCACAGACCGACTCCCAGATCACCGCCGGTACGACCGGAGCCCCCGCCCCGCCCCGGCCGGTGCTGGTCGTGGACTTCGGCGCCCAGTACGCGCAGCTCATCGCGCGGCGGGTGCGCGAGGCGCGGATCTACTCCGAGGTGATCCCGCACACCGCCACGGTGGAGGAGATCCGGGCCAAGAACCCGGTGGCCCTGATCCTGTCCGGGGGGCCGGCCAGCGTCTACGCCGAGGGTGCCCCCTCGCTCGACCCCGCCGTGCTCGAGCTCGGGTTGCCGGTGTTCGGGATCTGCTACGGCTTCCAGACCATGGCGGGCGCGCTGGGCGGCGAGGTCGCGCACACCGGCAGCCGTGAATACGGGCGCACCGACGTGACGGTGGCCGGAGGGCTGCTCCACGCCGGGCTCCCCGAGCATCACCCGGTGTGGATGAGCCACGGCGACGCGGTCACGTCAGCCCCCGAGGGGTTCACTGTGACCGCCTCGTCCACCGGCGCCCCGGTCGCGGCATTCGAGTGTGTCGATCGACGGATGGCCGGCGTCCAGTACCACCCCGAGGTCCTGCACTCGCCCCACGGGCAGCAGGTACTCACCCGCTTCCTCACCGAGATCGCGGGCCTGGAGCCCACGTGGACCGCGTCCAACATCGCGGAGCAGCTGGTGGATGCCGTTCGCGACCAGATCGGTGACGGTCGGGCGATCTGCGGCCTGTCCGGCGGCGTGGACTCCGCCGTCGCGGCCGCGCTGGTCCAGCGCGCCATCGGCGACCGGCTCACCTGCGTGTTCGTCGACCACGGACTGCTGCGCGCGGGGGAGCGCGAGCAGGTGGAGAACGACTTCGTGGCCGCCACCGGCGCCCGACTCATCACACTCGACGATTCCGAGACCTACCTGGGGCACCTGGCCGGCGTCACGGACCCGGAGTCCAAGCGCAAGATCATCGGCCGGGAGTTCATCCGGTCGTTCGAGCGTGCCGTGACCCAGGCCCTCGAACTCCAGGATTCCGCCGATGGGGTGGACTCCTCTGTCGATTTCCTCGTCCAGGGCACCCTCTACCCGGACGTCGTCGAGTCCGGCGGGGGCGCGGGAACGGCCAACATCAAGAGCCACCACAACGTGGGCGGCCTGCCGGACGACATCGAGTTCTCGCTCGTGGAGCCGCTGCGCCTGCTGTTCAAGGACGAGGTCCGCGCGGTGGGCCGCGAGCTGGGCCTGCCCGAGGCTATCGTCGGCCGGCACCCCTTCCCCGGTCCGGGCCTGGCCATCCGGATCGTCGGCGCCGTCGACCGGGACCGGCTCGACACCCTGCGTGCGGCGGACGCGATCGTGCGGGAGGAGATGACCGCCGCCGGTCTCGACTCCTCGGTGTGGCAGTGCCCGGTCGTGCTGCTGGCCGACGTCCGCTCCGTGGGCGTCCAGGGCGACGGTCGGACGTACGGACATCCGATCGTCCTGCGCCCGGTGAGCTCCGAGGACGCCATGACCGCGGACTGGACGCGGGTGCCGTACGAGACCCTCGCGCTGATCTCCAACCGCATCACCAACGAGGTCCCGGACGTCAACCGGGTCGTGCTGGACGTGACCAGCAAGCCGCCGGGCACCATCGAGTGGGAGTGAGTCGACCCCGGCTCTGACAGATCCGCCCCCGTCGATGAACTCCAGTCGTCGCCGAAGCGCACGCGAGAGGTCATCGACGGAGGCGGCTCCGGGCGATGGGGTCAGCGTCGGACGATGGGCTCAGCGTCGGATGACCATCGCCAGCCCGACCAGGACCAGCAGTACCAGTGACGCGGTGATCACCACGGTCGTCGTGATCACCGGTGCGCCCAGGATCGCCCACACGGCGACTCCCAGCGAGAGCAGTCCGGCCACCGCGAGCACCGGCGATCCGGAACGCTCGCGCCGCGCCACCGTGTCGGTGGCGGGCTCGGGCTCGTAGGCGACCCCGTACCCGGTAGAGACCCCGTACCCGGAGGGCATCCCGTACCCGGAGGCGGTCCCGTACCCGGGGGCAACGCCGTACCCGAACCCCTGCGGGTCGGTGAAGCCGGTTCCGTAGGGGAGCGGGTCGTGGAGCGGCTGGTCGGGACGGGTGGTGGTGTCGGCGTGCAGGTCGTGGCTGGTCATCTCATCGCTCCCGGTGGGTTGCGGGCCGGTGTGGCCGGTGTGGTCATTGTGATCGGTGTGGTCGTCGTCGGATCGGCGGCTCATCGTGTCACCGTGACCGATCCGACGCCGGTCGCGACGTCCAGGCTCAGGACGGGTCCGCCCGGTTCCCGGACGGGGAGATCCGGACAGTCCACCGATCCGAGGTCGGCGCGACAGTTCAGGTCCACCTCGAGGTCCGGGGGGAGTATCACCCGCACCTCGCCCATGTCGCTGGCGACGCTGTAGTCGCGGTCCCGGTCCAACTCCAGCCCGCGCATGTCCACGGTCAGGCTGCCGATCTCGTGGGCCACGGGGGTGCCGAGCTGGACGGGGTCGGTGATCTCCACGAACTGGTCACCGGTGCCCTCCCAGCCGCCCTCGGGGACCTGGACCAGTGAGGCGAGGAGCACGAACCCGGCGAGCGGACCGGCCACCACCAGTAGTCCGTGGCCCCTGCGGGTGACCGCACCGATGAGCAGCCCACCGGCCACCACGGCGAGCGCGATCGCGGCGATCCTCGTGGAGTCGAGCCAGGTCAACCCGCCCAGCGTGGACAATCCCGCGGACACGGCCACCGCGATGAGGGCAAGGCCCAGGGTGACCTTGGTCAAGCGGGACCGGGACCTGGGGCCGGACGGCTGGGGTGCGGGTGCGGGTGCGGGGATGGTCCCGGGGTCGGGCAGGTCCCAGGCGAACGGCGCGGCACCGAGGGGGTCCCACGAGGGCGGCACCGGCGGGCCGTACGGGGCCCCGGGGCCGGAGCCGGGCTCCTGCGATGCCCCGGCGGAACGGGTGGTGCCGGCCCGCGGCGACGGGGGCCGCACGGCGGACACCTCGGACCACCCGGTGGGTGGCACGGGGGTGCGGCGGTGGAGTCCGTACCAGCCGGCGAGCATCGCGACGGCCATGAGGAACCCGGCCCCCACCACGAGGCTGTCCCCGGAACCGCCGAAGGTGGGGGCGCTGAGGAGGACGACGACGACGAGGATCACCGCCGTGACCTTGGAGCCGGAGGCCCGGCCCTTCCCGATCAGTGCCTCCCCCTTGGACGCCTCGTCACCGGCGGAGCGCAGGAGGAGCCACAGCAGTGCGTACAGGAACACCCCGGCCCCGCCCCAGAGGGCGGCGATCACGAAGGCGATGCGGAAGAGGACGGGGTCTACCCCGTAGCGACGGCCGAAGCCGCCACAGACGCCGGCGATCTTGGCGTCGTCCGGGGTCCGGACGGGTCGGGTCCGCCACAGGGAGCGGAGCTCTGATGGGACGTCGGTGGTGCTCGTGCTGGACATGACTCCATCGTGGTGGGCGGCCCGTGTTTCCACATCGGGGGCCGACCCTGATATTCGACCCTGAGAGCACCGGGCAGGGATGATGGCGGCATGGTCGACACCGTCGTGGGATTCCTGAGCTCCGACGAACCGCTGCGGCTCTTCGGTGTGACGATGGTCGGCGTCAGCGGTCGTACCGTCCTCAAGGTGCTCCTCAGCGCGCTGCTGCTGGTGGTGCTCTCGCTGTTCAACTCGGTGTCGCGGACGGTGATGCGGACTGTCACCGGTCCCGCGGGGTCCGCGTCCAGGTTCTGGACCAAACAAGGGCTGCAGCTCCTCACCGCGGTCGCGGCCGTGCTGGGGCTCTTCTCCATCTGGGTGACACCGGGCACCGACCTGACCGTGGGTATCGGGCTCGTCACCGCGGGGCTGGCCTTCGCGCTGCAGAAGGTCATCGCGAGCCTCGCGGGGTACTTCGTCATCCTCCGGGGCAGGGTCTTCGCCGTCGGTGACCGGATCGCCGTCGGCGAGGTGCGTGGTGACGTGATGTCCCTGGGCTTCCTTCGGACGACCGTCATGGAGATGGGGGCCCCGTCATCCATGACCGGGTCGGAGACCGGGAACTGGGTACCGAGCCGCCAGTTCACCGGACGGGTGGTGACGGTGTCCAACGGTGTGATCTTCGACAAGGCCGTCTTCAACTACACCCGCGGCTTCCCCTTCCTCTGGGAGGAGATCTCGGTCAACCTCCCGTTCGACGTGGATCTGCGCGCCGTGGACGAGTTGTTCCACACGTGCGCCGACCGGCACACGCGCCAGCTGAGCGACGAGGCGATGACGAGCATGCAACGGATGAGCCGCGTCTACGCGGTCGACGTGCGCGAGTTCGGACCTCAGGTCTTCGTGTCCCTGCAGGAGGACTGGATCCTCGTGACCGTCCGCTTCGTCGTCGGCAGTCACGGTGCGCGGGCGGTCAAGGACGCCATCTCCCGCGACCTGGTAGCCGGGATGACGGAGTTCGGGATCACTCCGGCAAGCGTGGTCTACGACATTCGGGCGGTCGGCGGGACCGCTCCCGGCAGGGACGAACCGGGGGATGTCCCCGATACCTCTCGGGGCCGCGATCTGTGACCATGGCGGGTATGAGTGAGAACGCGATCGATCCGGTGTCGGCCGCCGCGCCGCGCCCGCCGGTCGCCCCGGTGTCGCGCCCTCCCGCCGTGCAGCCGGCGGGGTTCCGGTGGTACCCGTCCCTGACCCGGATCTCCGACGGGTCCGTGGTCGCCGGCGTGTGCGCGGGGCTCTCCGCCCATCTCGGGGTGCGTGTCACCTATGTGCGACTGGCGATGGTGCTGCTCGCCACCCTGTCCGGCGCAGGCGTGCTGTTCTACGCCGCGCTGTGGGCGCTGACCCCGTCGGCACGGGTGCAGGTCGGATCCGCCCCGACGGACGCGAGGGAGCGGCGACGTGGCATGGCCCTCGCGGCCGTGGCACTGGTGGGGTCGGTGCTGTCGATCATGGTGACCACCGCGACGGGGTTGCACGTGATCGTGCCCGTCCTGATCGTGGCCCTGGGAGCCGGTCTGGTCTGGCAGCAGTACGACGGCGGGGGACGGGTGGCGCCCAGGTCCGTCTTCGATTGGGCCAGGGTCACCGCCGGTGCGACCCTCGTCGTCGTCGGACTCGCCGTCGTCGTCCTGGGCCAGGTCGAGTTCGCCGCCCTCCGGTCGTCGATTCTCGCTGTGCTGGCGACCCTCGTGGGTGTGGTGCTGCTCAGCGTCCCCGTGGGGCTGCGGCTGTGGCGGTCACTGGAGGAGGAACGCTCCGCCCGCATCCGCGAGGCAGAGCGCAGCGACATCGCCTCGCACCTTCACGATTCCGTCCTGCAGACGCTGGCGTTGATCCAGAAGCGCTCCGACGACCCCGGCCAGGTGGCGCGGCTGGCCCGCCGGCAGGAGCGCGAGCTGCGGCAGTGGCTCTTCGGGGCCGGGGCGCGGATGTCCTCCGGCGCCACCACCTTCGCCGGGGCCGTCGAGGTGATCGTCGGGGACGTCGAGGACGCCTACGGGCTGCGCGTGGACCAGGTGGTGGTGGGTGGCGACGGCCCGGTGGGCGACGCCGAGGAGGCAGTCCTGGGTGCCGTCCGCGAGGCCCTGGTCAACGCGGCCAAGCACGCCGGCGTCGACACCGCCGACGTGTTCGTGGAGAACGACGGCCTGGTCCTCAGCGCCTTCGTCCGTGACCGCGGTTGCGGCTTCGACCCCGACGAGGTCGACGGTGATCGCCACGGGCTGTCCCAGTCCATCCGGCACCGCGTGGAGAGCCGGGGCGGCAGCGTGACGGTGCGCAGTACCCTCGGTCGCGGGACGGAGATCGGGATCGAGATGCCGCTGGAGGGCGAATGACCGACGAGCAGGAGAGCAGCGTCAGGATGTGCAGGGTCTTCCTCGTCGACGACCACGCGGTGTTCCGCAGCGGAGTCCGGGCGGAGCTCGCCGGACAGGCCGGGATCGAGGTGGTCGGCGAGGCGGGATCGGTGGCCGAGGCCGTCGCCGGCATCGGGCGGGTGCGGCCCGACGTGGTCCTGCTCGACGTGCACATGCCCGATGGTGGCGGGGTGGCCGTGCTCCGCTCGGTGTTGGGTTCCGTCGCCGGTGGACCGGCCGCTGTCGGTGGACCGGCCACTGTCGGTGGCCCGGCCGTTGCCGGTGGCCCGGCCGTTGCCGGTGGCCCGGCCGTTGCCGGTGGCCCAGCCGCTCCGGGCGGCACCGGCACCGCGACCGATGACGTCACCGCGACCGCCACCGATGACGCAGCCGCCACCGGGCCCACCTTCCTCGCGCTGAGTGTCTCGGACGCCGCGGAGGACGTGATCGCCGTGATCCGCGGCGGGGCGCGCGGTTACGTCACCAAGACCATCTCCGGTGGGGAGCTGGCCGACGCCGTGCGCCGCGTGGCCGATGGGGACGCGGTGTTCTCCCCGCGCCTCGCCGGGTTCGTCCTGGACGCGTTCGCCCGCGCCTCGCCCGGGCCGGTGGAGCGGGGTGAGCCCGTCCACGACCCCGAGGTCGACTCCCTCACGCCGCGGGAGAAGGAGGTGCTGCGGTTGCTGGCCCGCGGCTACACCTACAAGGAGATCGCCGAGAAGCTGTTCATCTCGGTCAAGACCGTGGAGACGCACGCCTCCAACGTGCTGCGCAAGACCCAGCAGTCCAACCGGCACGCGCTCACCCGGTGGGCGCAGTCCCGTCACCTGGACTGACGCGCGGCCCCCCCGGCGCGCTCGGCGCGCTCGCACCCCGGCGCGCTCGGCGCGCTCGCACCCCGGCGTACCCCGGCGCACCCCGGCGAAAGGTCACCTCTGATCACATTTTCCCAGGGGCGGGTTCAGGTGGCCGGGCACATTTGTGACCCCTCGCCGAGGCAGCTGATCCGCTGGGGGCGCGGTCCCGCCACGAGGACTGGTGCTGGGCCGCTACCGTGGCGTCGTGAGCGAACCGCGCGACCTCCCCGTCTGCATCATCGGTGACTCGTTCGTGGCAGGCTACGGCGACGAGACCGGCCGCGGCTGGACCGCGCACCTGGTCGAGGATGGTGCCCGGGCCGGTCTGCGTCTCCACACCGCGGTCGCCGGGATCGGTGGTGACACCTCCGAGATGATCCTGGCCCGCTGGGACGAGGTCGACCGCAGGCGGGCCGCGTTCCCGACCACGGCGGTGATCGCGGAGTTCGGGGTCAACGACGTCATGGAGCACGAGGGTGCCCTGCGCGTGGACGAGGCTGGCACGGTCTCGGCACTGTGCGGGATCATCGACCGGGCGCCCGTGGGGCGGTTGCTGATCGTGGGGCCGCCTCCGGTGGTGTGGGGCGATGTCAACGCGCGGATCACCGCCCGGGCCGCGGCCATGGCCGCGGTGTGCGACGAGGCCGGGGTGCCGTTCGTACCGACCTTCGATTCCCTGCGGCCCGGCGGGGCCTGGATGCGAGAGGTCGCCGCCGGCGACGGCGCACACCCCGGCCCCGCGGGATACGAGGAGTTCGCACAGGTGGTCTCCGGTCCGGTGCTCGAGTGGCTGCGCTCCCTGCCGGACGTCGAGCCCGGTTAGCGGGAGCTCTTCATCGCGGACCTGACGGTCACCGTCGGGTCGGACTCGAGTTCGGTCACACGGTCGGAGCCCATGCGCAGCAGCGCGATCCGCCCGCCGGAGTCGAAGTGCAGCGCCCAGCCGTACGTCTTGGCCAACGGGGAGGTGCGCAGGCAGGGCTGCCCCTTGGAGAAGAACCGTTCGCGTTCGGCCGCACGGTCTGCGTCCCCGATGCCCTTGCGTACGCAGTGCACGTCGAAGATCAGGTCATCGCTGGTCCACGTGTAGTCCGCACCCGAGAGCCTCTCGTACTGCAACTCGGCGATCGAGCGTTTCCCGGTCGGCGGTTCCGTGGCTGACTCCGCCCTGGTGTCGGGTGCGGGAAGGATCAGCGTGTCGGTGTAGTCGGTGCTGTGCATGGCCGTTTCTCCAGTTCCTGTAGTGGATCAGGCGGTGGCGTCCGTCGCCGCCGGGGCCTGCGGTGTCCGGTAATCTGAGTATCGCCGCACGCCCCGTACGGCCGCAGGAGGTTGAATCATGACGAGTCCGCAGAACCCCGACCGCACCGGCGAGCATTCCGAGGAGCCCGCGGATCAGGCCAGGTACGAGCACGACGACGCTATCGCTGACGAGTGGGGCGACGAGTCCTTCCCGGCCAGCGATCCTCCCGGGGCCCTCTGACTCAGCGCAGTATCTCGAACTGCTCCGACACCGCCCGCAGTGCAGACGCGCTGCGGGCGAACTGTTCCCGCTCGGTGGCGTCGAGGTCCAGTTCCACCACGCGCTGGACGCCGGTCCGGCCGATCACCGCGGGGACGCCGATGTAGATCCCGTCCTCGCCGTACTCGCCCCGCAGCAACGTGGAGACCGGTAGCGACACCTGCTCGTTGCGCAGGACGGCGCGCGTGATGCGGGCCAGTCCCATGCCGATGCCGTAACTGGTGGAGCCCTTGGAGTCGATGATCCGGTAGGCGGCGTCCCTGGTTTCCGTGAAGATCTGGGCCAGTCGATCCCGCTTCGCCGGGTCCCCGTCGAGGTCTCGGCGCAATGGAACCCCGGAGACGTTGGCCGAGGAGAAGACCGGCAGTTCGGTGTCGCCGTGTTCACCGATGATCGAGGCGTGCACGCTCATCGGGGCGACGTCGTAGTACTCGCCCAGCATGAACCGGAAGCGCGCCGAGTCGAGGATCGTGCCGGAACCGATGACCTGCGCGGCGGGCAGCCCGGAGTAGCGCCATGAGGCCTGGGTGAGGATGTCGACGGGGTTGGTGGCCACCAGCAGGATGCCGTCGAAACCGGTCGCCATGACGTCACCGACGATCCCCTCGAAGATCGCCATGTTCTTGCCGACCAGGTCGAGCCGCGTCTCGCCGGGTCGCTGGGCGGCGCCGGCGCAGATCACCACCATAGTGGCGTCCGCACAGTCGTCGTAGGTGCCCTCCGTGACGAGGGTGGGGGAGGGCGCCCACACGACCCCGTGGTTGAGGTCCATGACCTCGCCGACCAGTTTGTCGTGGTCTATGTCGATGATGGCCAGGTGGTCGGCCAGGCCCTGGTTGACGAGCGCGTAGCCGTAGGCGATGCCCACGTCCCCCGCGCCGATGAGCACGATGCGGTTCCCGATGGAGGCTTTCATGCTCGCCAGGGTAGGGGCGGGGGATGGCCGCCCGGGCGACACCGGGTGAACGCAGGCCACGTCCGCCCGGCCCTCTCTCCCGCCTGGCCCTCCCGCCCGCCCCTTCCGCCCGCCCCTTCCGCCCGGCCCTGCCACCTGGCTCGGCCGGGTTATCCGGCGGCCTCGAGCACGGCGCGGTGACGACGCTCGATGGTGACCCGGTCGTCGGCATTGCGGGTGGCGTCGAGGGCGTCATCACGGAGCTTCGTAGCGTGGTGGGTGACGACCGCTCGTCGGCCGGGGTCGTCGAGGACTCGTGCCGCTACGGCGAGGACGTCGAGGATCCTGATGCTGACGGCCGGAGAGCCCGCACCGAACTGCCGTATCTGGTCGAACATCGCTGCGACGAGGCCCTCGAAATCGGAGGTCGCCACGACGAGGCGGACCTTGTCGTCGCTCGAGTACACCCCGGTCGGCCACTCCCGATCCTCGAGGGTGCACAGTGCGTCCCCGAAGCGGTCGATGACGTCGACCGCGGTGAACGGGTCGTTGGTGCCCGGACTCAGCGCTCGAGTGCCCACCTCGGTGAGCAGACGGACGGCGTGTTCGACGTCCTGCTCGCGGGTGCGGGAGTCGCCGACCGTGAGCCGGGAGTAGATGCCGTCGGGCAGGGTGGGGACGGCCTCGGCGACGGGGGAGTTGGGGTAGAGGTAGTCCCCCGGTCGGACGAGGAGCCGGATCGTCGTCCCGGTCTCGACGGCGAGATCGACGAGCCCCTCGTGGTCGACCAACTGCAGGTGTCCGCCCTTCTCCGCGAGGAGGGTCTCCGCCTCCGCCCAGAACTCCTCCGCCGGAGGCGACTGCACGTTGCGGTCCGGGTCTGTGAGCTCGGTGGCGTTGAGCAGGGAGGACCGGAGGTCGGCGGTGAGGAGGTTGACCACGCGGGTGGTGTTGATCGAGCCGGTGACATGGCCGATGAAGTACACGAGCGCGCCGATACAGCAGAGCGCCAGGACGAGCGCCAGGGTCACGTTGTAGTGGGGGACGAACGGTGTTCCCTCGTCGCCGCCGGTGACCGTGCGCAGGCTGTAGAGACTGAAGGCGAATGTGGAGATGAAGATACCCAGCGTGACCTGGTTCCCGCGGTCCTCCGTGAAGTTCTGGAGCAGCCGCGGACCCATGGTGCCCGCGGCGTAGGAGAGGGCGGCGATGGTGATGGAGAAGACTGTGCCGCCCACACCGATGGAGCTGCTCGCCACGGCGGCGAGGATGCTCCGGGAGCCGTCCACACCACCGCCGTAGAGCCAGGCGGGAGCGTCGTCGCTCGTCCCCGGGTTGGTGGACAGCCACGTCCCGAGCTGGGCGAGGGCAAGCGCGACGAGGGTCATGACGGCGGGCAGGAACCAGAATCGCCGGCTGATCTGGCGGAGTCGGAAGCGTAGTCCGGCCATGCCTCTCCTCTCGCTGGTGGACACAGCGTATCCGGTTGGTCCGACGGTGACCTCCGGTCGGCCGTGTCGAACAGGTGTTCTTGCGCCGTGTCGTACCGGTGGTGTTCACTGATCGCGTACTCGAAAGATCATTCGATCCACGCGGTGTTCGGCGTGTCGGCCTGGGCGGGAGTTGGTGGTGATGGTATTGACGGCATCTTCTGTCGACCTGGCCGGTCTCGGGCGTGCGGAGCGCGTCACCGAGCTGCGTCGGCGTCTGGCCGCGATGCCCGGCGGAGGTGTACCCGCGGCGGCGCGTGCCCAGACCCCGGTGGGAACGACTCCGGCCGTATCCGTGTCTGTCGCGGCCGCTGGTTCCGAGGAGGCGGAGGCCTCTGCGGTGCCGGAGGTCGCGGTTCCCGGCGTCGCGGTGCCGGGGGTCGTGGTGCCGGGATCGGTGGCGCCCCTGCTGCCGGGCGGGGTGCTGCCCGCGGGCCGCGTCACCGCGGTGTCCGGCAGTGCCACTCTCCGGGTGGGCCTGCTGGCCGCGGCCACGGCGTCCGGGGTCAGATGTGCGGTGGTGGGTTGGCCGGAGCTCGGGGTGGCCGCGGTGGCCGAACAGGGCGGCCGGTTGGACTGTCTGGCGTTGGTTCCGGATCCCGGACCGGATCCCGCCGCGGTGGTGTCGGTGCTGCTCGACGGCCTGGACCTGGTGCTGCTGGGTCCCGGTGTCGCGTCGGTTGCCCCATCCCGGGCTCGTGTGCTCGCGGGGCGGGTTCGTGCCGCGGGAGCGGTGCTCCTCGTGGGCCCGTCCTGGCCCGGGCCGGAGGTCACGTTGGCGGGCCGACACTGCCGGTATGGGGGGCTGGGTGCGGGTGCCGGCCGGCTGGCCTCGGTGTCCACCGTGGTGCGATGTTCGGGCCGGACTGCCCCTTCCCGAACTGCGGAATGGGTGGCGGCGGGATGAGCGCACGGGTCATGGCGGTGTGGTGTCCGGACTGGCCGGCGGTCGCGGCAGCGCGGGCCGAGGGGCACGGTCTTCACCTGCCGCTCGCGGTCATCGGTGCGCGCGGGGTGCTCGCGTGCAACGCCGTCGCGCGTGCGGTCGGGGTGCGGCGCGGGTTGCGCCGGCGCGAGGCGCAGTTCCGATGCCCGGAGCTGGTCGTGTCGGTGGCGGACCCGGCACGGGACGCCGTGTGGTTCGAGCCCGTGGTGCAGGCGCTGGACGCGGTGGTGCCGGGCATCGAGGTGCTGCGGCCCGGCCTGTTCGTGTTCTCCGCGGCCGGGGCACTGCGGTTCCACGGCGGAGTGGAACAGGTCGTCACCCGGGTGGTGGACGCGGTGGCGGCGGCCGGGACCGAATGCCAGGTGGGGTTGGCGGACGAGCTGCCCACGGCCGTGCTCGGCGCGCGCGGGTCGGCGCTACTGGAACCGGGAGGGGACGCCGACTACCTCGCCGGGTTACCCGTGGACGCGCTCGTGGTGGAGCCCGCGCTGGGCGACCCCGAGGTGTTGACGGAGCTGGTCGGGCTGTTGCGCCGGCTGGGCGTGCGGACGCTGGGTGACTTCGCCGCGCTCCCACCACGAGACGTGTCCACCCGGTTCGGTGAGGTGGGCGCGGTGGCTCACCGCATCGCGCGCGCTGTGCCGTGGCGGCCGCCGT
This Dietzia psychralcaliphila DNA region includes the following protein-coding sequences:
- a CDS encoding mechanosensitive ion channel family protein: MVDTVVGFLSSDEPLRLFGVTMVGVSGRTVLKVLLSALLLVVLSLFNSVSRTVMRTVTGPAGSASRFWTKQGLQLLTAVAAVLGLFSIWVTPGTDLTVGIGLVTAGLAFALQKVIASLAGYFVILRGRVFAVGDRIAVGEVRGDVMSLGFLRTTVMEMGAPSSMTGSETGNWVPSRQFTGRVVTVSNGVIFDKAVFNYTRGFPFLWEEISVNLPFDVDLRAVDELFHTCADRHTRQLSDEAMTSMQRMSRVYAVDVREFGPQVFVSLQEDWILVTVRFVVGSHGARAVKDAISRDLVAGMTEFGITPASVVYDIRAVGGTAPGRDEPGDVPDTSRGRDL
- the guaA gene encoding glutamine-hydrolyzing GMP synthase, whose translation is MTAGTTGAPAPPRPVLVVDFGAQYAQLIARRVREARIYSEVIPHTATVEEIRAKNPVALILSGGPASVYAEGAPSLDPAVLELGLPVFGICYGFQTMAGALGGEVAHTGSREYGRTDVTVAGGLLHAGLPEHHPVWMSHGDAVTSAPEGFTVTASSTGAPVAAFECVDRRMAGVQYHPEVLHSPHGQQVLTRFLTEIAGLEPTWTASNIAEQLVDAVRDQIGDGRAICGLSGGVDSAVAAALVQRAIGDRLTCVFVDHGLLRAGEREQVENDFVAATGARLITLDDSETYLGHLAGVTDPESKRKIIGREFIRSFERAVTQALELQDSADGVDSSVDFLVQGTLYPDVVESGGGAGTANIKSHHNVGGLPDDIEFSLVEPLRLLFKDEVRAVGRELGLPEAIVGRHPFPGPGLAIRIVGAVDRDRLDTLRAADAIVREEMTAAGLDSSVWQCPVVLLADVRSVGVQGDGRTYGHPIVLRPVSSEDAMTADWTRVPYETLALISNRITNEVPDVNRVVLDVTSKPPGTIEWE
- a CDS encoding SGNH/GDSL hydrolase family protein, encoding MSEPRDLPVCIIGDSFVAGYGDETGRGWTAHLVEDGARAGLRLHTAVAGIGGDTSEMILARWDEVDRRRAAFPTTAVIAEFGVNDVMEHEGALRVDEAGTVSALCGIIDRAPVGRLLIVGPPPVVWGDVNARITARAAAMAAVCDEAGVPFVPTFDSLRPGGAWMREVAAGDGAHPGPAGYEEFAQVVSGPVLEWLRSLPDVEPG
- a CDS encoding L-lactate dehydrogenase, with protein sequence MKASIGNRIVLIGAGDVGIAYGYALVNQGLADHLAIIDIDHDKLVGEVMDLNHGVVWAPSPTLVTEGTYDDCADATMVVICAGAAQRPGETRLDLVGKNMAIFEGIVGDVMATGFDGILLVATNPVDILTQASWRYSGLPAAQVIGSGTILDSARFRFMLGEYYDVAPMSVHASIIGEHGDTELPVFSSANVSGVPLRRDLDGDPAKRDRLAQIFTETRDAAYRIIDSKGSTSYGIGMGLARITRAVLRNEQVSLPVSTLLRGEYGEDGIYIGVPAVIGRTGVQRVVELDLDATEREQFARSASALRAVSEQFEILR
- a CDS encoding ATP-binding protein; translation: MSENAIDPVSAAAPRPPVAPVSRPPAVQPAGFRWYPSLTRISDGSVVAGVCAGLSAHLGVRVTYVRLAMVLLATLSGAGVLFYAALWALTPSARVQVGSAPTDARERRRGMALAAVALVGSVLSIMVTTATGLHVIVPVLIVALGAGLVWQQYDGGGRVAPRSVFDWARVTAGATLVVVGLAVVVLGQVEFAALRSSILAVLATLVGVVLLSVPVGLRLWRSLEEERSARIREAERSDIASHLHDSVLQTLALIQKRSDDPGQVARLARRQERELRQWLFGAGARMSSGATTFAGAVEVIVGDVEDAYGLRVDQVVVGGDGPVGDAEEAVLGAVREALVNAAKHAGVDTADVFVENDGLVLSAFVRDRGCGFDPDEVDGDRHGLSQSIRHRVESRGGSVTVRSTLGRGTEIGIEMPLEGE
- a CDS encoding DUF6157 family protein, which translates into the protein MHSTDYTDTLILPAPDTRAESATEPPTGKRSIAELQYERLSGADYTWTSDDLIFDVHCVRKGIGDADRAAERERFFSKGQPCLRTSPLAKTYGWALHFDSGGRIALLRMGSDRVTELESDPTVTVRSAMKSSR
- a CDS encoding PspC domain-containing protein, with translation MSSTSTTDVPSELRSLWRTRPVRTPDDAKIAGVCGGFGRRYGVDPVLFRIAFVIAALWGGAGVFLYALLWLLLRSAGDEASKGEALIGKGRASGSKVTAVILVVVVLLSAPTFGGSGDSLVVGAGFLMAVAMLAGWYGLHRRTPVPPTGWSEVSAVRPPSPRAGTTRSAGASQEPGSGPGAPYGPPVPPSWDPLGAAPFAWDLPDPGTIPAPAPAPQPSGPRSRSRLTKVTLGLALIAVAVSAGLSTLGGLTWLDSTRIAAIALAVVAGGLLIGAVTRRGHGLLVVAGPLAGFVLLASLVQVPEGGWEGTGDQFVEITDPVQLGTPVAHEIGSLTVDMRGLELDRDRDYSVASDMGEVRVILPPDLEVDLNCRADLGSVDCPDLPVREPGGPVLSLDVATGVGSVTVTR
- a CDS encoding LuxR C-terminal-related transcriptional regulator, which encodes MPDGGGVAVLRSVLGSVAGGPAAVGGPATVGGPAVAGGPAVAGGPAVAGGPAAPGGTGTATDDVTATATDDAAATGPTFLALSVSDAAEDVIAVIRGGARGYVTKTISGGELADAVRRVADGDAVFSPRLAGFVLDAFARASPGPVERGEPVHDPEVDSLTPREKEVLRLLARGYTYKEIAEKLFISVKTVETHASNVLRKTQQSNRHALTRWAQSRHLD
- a CDS encoding DUF2254 domain-containing protein is translated as MAGLRFRLRQISRRFWFLPAVMTLVALALAQLGTWLSTNPGTSDDAPAWLYGGGVDGSRSILAAVASSSIGVGGTVFSITIAALSYAAGTMGPRLLQNFTEDRGNQVTLGIFISTFAFSLYSLRTVTGGDEGTPFVPHYNVTLALVLALCCIGALVYFIGHVTGSINTTRVVNLLTADLRSSLLNATELTDPDRNVQSPPAEEFWAEAETLLAEKGGHLQLVDHEGLVDLAVETGTTIRLLVRPGDYLYPNSPVAEAVPTLPDGIYSRLTVGDSRTREQDVEHAVRLLTEVGTRALSPGTNDPFTAVDVIDRFGDALCTLEDREWPTGVYSSDDKVRLVVATSDFEGLVAAMFDQIRQFGAGSPAVSIRILDVLAVAARVLDDPGRRAVVTHHATKLRDDALDATRNADDRVTIERRHRAVLEAAG